GTCGCTGGTTCGAATCCGGCTGGAAGGACTGGAGTTTTGATCTAGACCAAAACCAACTAAACCTGTTTGTACGATTGTGAGTACGTTCTCCTGCGTGTGTGTCTGAGCAATGTCCGGAACGAACTAGGGTCCCTACTTGGTCCCTCCGGGAAGCGGAACATGAGTAGGCCTGAGTAGCCTTCCTACCAAGTCTGCACTCACCTCCCTTCTGCGTGACCCATGCAGGTAGGAACCTAGGACGGGAACCCGGGACTTATTTCTTGTGGGGGGTTAGGTTTCATAAAGATTTATAATTCTTGTTGGGATTTATAAGCAGCGGCCTTGGGTTCTCAGTCACCTTGGTACTCTCTGAAGAATTTTAAGGCGACATTTCTAACCGGAGCAAAACTTCATCACCAGACGCAGCCCCGTCCGCTCCGTCCCTTTTGCACACACACCCACCGCCCCCACCGGATCCTTCCGCAAACCCGAGACGTGTCCCCAGTTCCCCGCGTTCTGTTTCGGAAAGGTCGGTGTGCAGAGCGAAAAGGGGCAGCACCCCTCTCTCCACCCAGATGCCCGCGGCCAGGAGTGGCGACAAGTGAGGGCGCCCCCTGGGGGACGGTCCGCGCCCACGGGAGCAGGCTGGGTGTGCGGCCGGATTCGCCCGCGGGACTCGAGGGGACGCGGGCAGCCAGCGCCTCGGCGGGCGACGTGCATTTCTAGAAGACACTCGCCAGGCCGCGTGTTCTGCCTCCCGCGGAGGGGAGCCGGCTGAAACGCTCATGAAATATCAGTTGTGCGCTGCAGACTCACTGAACAGGATCTTTTGAAAATGTGTTTTTCCAAGACGTTAGTTAGGAAGAACTTTAATGAGTGAGGATCTTTTGTAGATAAACTAAGAATACAGTGTttccacagatttcctaactcatgAACTTCACAAAGGACAAGTCTGTTCACATGGCTGCCTGTTTTCCCCGTCAGCCTTCAGGAGCCAGGAAGCTAAATGTCACCACTGGTGCGTGTTAGCAAAGCAAAGCTGACAGTCGTCTTGTAAAGGGGAtatttactactactactactactattattaCCTCTTATGGGTGAAGAGCGTGCTGTGTTTGCTGGTTTTGCCCCATTACAACTGGGCAATATAGCATGAGATACTCAAGTCCTAAACGACACAAAAAACATCTCTCATGTTTTATGTCTATATCTTGCGTCGAACCCtaatttttcctgttttttcagTAAGGTTTATCAGTTTCCCAAATAAATTGGGAAGTACTGTGCTTCAAGATGGCGAGTCTTGAACCTAGCTGCCtattttttatgaaaatcttACTGAAGGAGGAAGGATGCTGCTAAGCAGACGGAAGAGCAGGTGAAGTGCTAAGGATGGTCCAATCTATTACACTCAAGGGAGCGACTTGGGCAATTGGTGGCAATTTAAGAGTTACATGAAACACTTATGCAATAAAAAGCATAAATCTTGAAGTTCGTGGGAATAAGTTTTTCGTGTACTTGTATGATCACTAGTGCCAGATCATTTTTAGAACATCTCTAATACTCTCAACAACTTCCTCCTGTTCATGGGTTTTCAAGATGGATTTGAACAGTCAAAAATTAAACCATGAATGCCCTATTTAAACTATCCTGCAGGAGGTCTCCGACATGCCCTtcgatagctcagttggtagagcggaGGACTGTAGGTGTTTACTTGTGGTCATCCTTAGGTCGCTGGTTCGAATCCGGCTCGAAGGAGTCATATTTTGGAAGGTTCCAATCTCTGGGCCCTGGGCTCTCTAGGATCCCTAGCTATAGGAtgcaaaaatgcaaaacaaacaaaaacacacccactcccaaaggaCACTGCAAATGCTTGactggagggagggaaagaggaaagatTGCTACGACCCTTTGTCACATTGGAACTTGTGAGAACATTTTAGATTCTTCTCCAAAGTACCAGTGCTTCAGAGATCACTCTTGCGACTGTGGCTGTGGACATGTCTGACCACTGCGGCCTCTGGGGAGTGTGGGTTTGCATGATGGTCCCGAGGCATCCCAGAGGACGAGGGCCAGGGTCGTGGGGGTGGTGGTTGCCAAGGCGCCGAGCAGGCAGTATTCAGTCAGGTACGAGCCAGTCCCGAGCGCAGGCAGCGAGCGCTGAGGCCCAAGTCGTGTGTGCATGCCGCAGGAATTTGCAACATAAATAAATACGGATGGTATATGTGGAGGATATATCATTGCACAATAGGGGTCAAGCAAGTTCTCTAATCCTCatacaaattttcaaaacatTCACAACGCCCCTCGCCCTGAATCTGCTCCTCACTTCCGCCCTCTAGGACCCAGCCCCTGTGCTGACCCATAGTCCCTCTGGTCGCCGCCTCAGGCCTCAGGCCGTCGTGCACAATTCGCGTCACGGCAGCGGTCGCTTTACGGCTGTCTTGTTACGTAACTTCCGGCTTGGAGCTCGGCTCTTGGTCGCGCCATCGGAAGAGACCGCTTTACGGCTGTCGTGCTTCACGTATCCTCGGCATggaggctgaggaggctgaggcaacttCGGAGGAAGGGCCTTTGGAAGCGCCAAACCCGAAAACAGAGGCGGAGGAGGAGCCGGAGGAACGCGAAGCAGCAGCTTGCAGCAAGAAGCGGGTGGTGCCGGGCATCGTGTACTTGGGCCACGTTCCGCCGCGCTTCCGGCCCCTGCACGTCCGCAACCTGCTCAGCGCCTATGGCGAGGTCGGGCGCGTTTTCTTCCAGGCGGAGGGTGAGTGCCCAGGTCTTGGCGGCGGGGGTTCGGCTCCGAGTGCCGCCCCCGCGCCGACTCGCCCCTGACGGGCACTGAGCGGAAGTCGGGAAGGGGCCGTGAGACGGGGAAGCGGGCGCGGGGCGGATGCGCCTCGGAGTCGTCCCTCCTGGCGGGGCAGGGAGGCGGGACCCCGGCCggcggcggggcggggcgggaggCGGGAGGGCGCGGCCCGGAGCCCTGCCCCAGAGGGGGCTGACCCCTGCTCTGCCTGGGGTACGCAGACCAGTTCGTGAGACGCAAGAAGAAGGCGGCGGCAGCCTCCGGAGGGAAGAAGCGGTCCAGGTACAGCAAGGACTACACCGAGGGCTGGGTGGAGTTCCGCGACAAGCGCGTGGCCAAGCGGGTGGCGGCCAGCCTGCACAACACTCCCATGGGCACCCGGCGGCGCAGCCCCTTCCGGTACGACCTGTGGAACCTCAAGGTGAGGAGAGCGGCCGGGTCTCTGGCCCGCCCACACCGCCCGTCCCCTCCGTCCGACCTGTCCCCGAGCTTTCCTTGTCTTGTCGCCTACAGTACCTGCACCGTTTCACCTGGTCCCACCTCAGTGAACACCTGGCCTTTGAGCGCCAGGTGCGACGCCAGCGCCTGAGAGCAGAGGTGGCCCAGGCCAAGCGCGAGACAGACTTCTATCTCCGGAGTGTGGAGCGGGGACAGCGCTTCCTTGCCGCCGATGGGGATCCTACCCGCCCCGACGGCTCCTGGGCCTTTGCCCAGCGACCCACGGAACAGGAGCTGAGGGCCCGGAAAGCGGCGCGGCCAGGGGGGCGTGAACGGGCCCGCCTGGCCACAGTCCAGGACCAGGCCCGCTCCAACCGAGGGCTGCTGGCCAGGATCTTTGGAGCCCCACCACCCTCGGACAGTGCGGAGGAACCTTCCCGGGCCAGGGACTCATGAGGCCCGGGAGGCCGGTCACCTCCGTGGCCGCTCTGCTTCCTGTCTACCTCGTGCTGGAATGACACCGACACCCAGGCAAACGTTTTCAGCCCTTTTCTGCGACCAGGGGGCTCGGGTCAAGCCCAGACATGGAAGTTTTGAGGACCTCCCCTCCTCTTTTGCCCAACTGCTGTAACTGCCCACCTCAGACACCTTATTCGTATTATTAGGATGGCTTTGACTATTGCTGATGTCTGCTTGATTTGGTAGCCTTCCTCTTGTTTAGTAGGGTCCCTTAAAAATGCCACTTTCTTGGCCCAGGAATGGCCTTTATATGTAGCTAGAGTGGAAATGGATGGTCCAGACAGTCTTGTTCTGATTACTGAATACAGATAAGGGAGCAGCatcattttatttagaaaaacagatatgaattaCTGGGTTATGTTTGGATTAGGAAACTCCTCCCTTATGtatttataggaaaaaaatgcttttatttttaagggTGAGAGTCATTTGGCAGATTTCAATTTTCATCTTGTGTTGCGTTCACTGACCTTCACTCCACCTCCTTGTCTCAAAGCCTTCATCCAACCTAgatccttttttctttctctgtttagttccttagccTAGAACATTTATCTAGTACATTTATTAAACCACAGTGAGAGACAGTGACAATGGGAGATAATGACCTTGGTGGTGAGAGTCTGACAGATCACTGGAATAAGATAGATGAGCATCATGGTAGAAGCATATAAGGGATAGAGTGGGGCTAGGGCAGGACATGGAGTGCTCTCAGTGTGGAGCTGATTTCTGATCACAGGCAGCAGGAGGGTCCCTCTTCATGTCTCCCCAAGGTCAAATTGGGGAAATGGCAGAGCAGAATTCTGAATGAGTCTGGTTTGCTCCTACAGATCAGACTGCTTCATAGATAGAGTGTTGGGGCAAACCATTGTAaaggacagagcttggagggaagTTGGGATCAAAGATCTCTCAAGTGCACTTACATGTgtgttgaggctctgagggattcacaaATACATGCAGAGCAGCCCTGATTACTTCAAAGAATCAGGATGAATCATCAAAATGAACTGCAAACTTGGGTGTCACAATACATTGAAGTCTATACTCAGTCTcagattaaaatattattatccaGCAGGAAGTCCTTGTCACGTGTGATTATAATTTGGTTTTGCTTGTGCTTTTTCTTTAGTTCTTggaaccccacccccaccccccattaATGTAATTATCCTTGTTTTTTGGAGTGGAGTGGATTCATCCACTTCTTTGGTTGTAAAACGGACATTATGATCTTACTTGAAAATGTGCTTTATTGGGAAAGTAAAAATGACCCTATGGTGAGAGCTTGGTATGACATTTCTCATAGTTCATGTTCTGTCCTTTTAGACTTAGTACACAAACATCTGTGTGGTGTTAGTACCATTATGTTGTGAACTTAGTGTCCTTGCTTCTGTGTTCATTCTTTGTGAGTTTATTCCATGTGGATTGTTTCTTCAGGTCATTGTGCCTTCTAAAGTACCAGAGAAATCCAGCTTCAGGATTTGATAAgctgttttcctcatttctttagAATTACCAGTCCCTGTAGGCACCTGGGCTAGGTAAATAGATGCTAAGACAAGGAAGAAAATTCTTTCCCTCAAGTTGCCCATAGCAgagaaagttaaaaaagaaaaaagggtttAGTAAGAGTTTCTTGAATGAGTGGATGTGTTCCCAGGCTGGTGGCATTAGTATACTCAAGCTGCACTCCGAATCTCCAGCGAGCACAGCCCACACCTATAGCCAATCAAGCTGAGAGTCAGATGGAGGAAAATGGGTTACCCAGGAACTTTCATCTTGATTCCCTCTAGACTTGAAGCCCTTAGAGAccaggaaataattttttaaagtatcaaggtgaggggctggggatgtggctcaagtggtagcgcgctcgcctggcatgcgtgcggccggggttcgattctcagcaccacgtacaaacaaagattttgtgtccgccgataactaaaaaataaatattaaaaaattctctctctcctctctcactctctctaaaaaaaaaaaaaaaaaaaaaaaagtatcaaggtgagggctgggatgtagctcagtggcaaaacatCTACCTTGCATTTGCAAAaccctgggtttgacccccagttccaaaaaaaaaaaaagccatcaaaAGGGTTTACCATTTCCTGGGGTTCACCAATCCCTGCAATGGCAGGCCCCGTGACCTGAAGACCTTCCAGTAGACCCCACCTCCTAAAGTCCCCACCACCTCAATGGCACCTGGATGGCAATGCTTGAGATCCAGACGACAGCACCTTCATTAAGAGTCCAGGTGTGATGGCTTGCcacttaatatttatcttttattccCCATATTTTTCCACATGGTTCTCTAGTGTGCATGTGTCGGGAGCTTATTGCATGAATTCCATGATAGAAGATGAAGGACACCTGCAAGTGTGAGTGGATTTACTGCCTAAGAAGAGCAAACTTTCTCAATCATGAACCCACCTGTGGTTCCCAGCTAAGAAGCTGGGACCCTACATTTCCTGGCATAAGAGTGGAGCTCTTACTGAAGAGAGGGCTTACATAGGCTAGGCCTGGGCACTGTGTGAACTTACTCCTGCACCCACTCTTCCTCAGTGTGCTTTCCCACGATTCCTCAAACTTCTTTGAAGTTCTTACTATTGCAGTGGAGTGGGTGGGGGCGGGTGGGGGGCTCCTAGTGTAAACCTTGGCCGTACTCATTCCCCACTAGAGTCAGTGTGAGTTTCAGCAGATAGAGACCCAGAATAAGATTTCTTGCCCCTTATGAGGAAGGCAAATGTTGGATTTCTGTGGATGCATGATTTTCTTCTGCTTTGGGGCTATTGTGTCTTTCACTTCCAGACTCAGTCTGAGTAACTGGAAGGAAAAGAAGGGGGCTCTTTGCAACACAGACTCTGAGTCCAGAACCTTGGACTAAGTCTGGTGATGCCCACGTGGTTTTCATGGCCTGTCTCAGGCCGTGGGACAGCTCTCACACCAGCCGAGAGCAGGCATGGGACCTTGGTGCCATCGACCTCCCAAAAGAATCTTGGAGGCAGGGCTGACAGTGGAAGAGAGACCAGCGCTTCTGGAGCCAAGGGCCGTGGAGACAAGTGGCTGGCAGGCCCCGTAGGCTGACCCTTTTGCTTGGCACAAGCAGGACTTCCCAGGCCATCCAAGCCACTCTTCAGCCCCTGCTTCCAGTCCAGAAGCGATGTGTGAACCCCATCCATTTAGGAACAACTAATGTGGTCATAAGGCTCTCAGCTAGGGAAAACCAGATATCCACAATGAAACTAGACCCCTATGTCGCACtgcattaaaaaataatgataaattaGAATGGATCAAAGGCCTAGGTGTGAACCCTGAAACCATTAGAAAGCAGAGGAcatcacagtggcacatgcctgaaaaccCAGCTACTaagaagactgaggcagaaggatgctaAGTTAGAAAATCATCTCAAAAATAAATTGGTCAGGGATATAATTCAGGCCAGGAGAAATACTTCACAATGTGTTTaggcaatatatttttttttgttgttgttgttttgggggggattatATCCTCAAAACAGGCAAAAGTGGTATTGTGTCAAACTAAGATGCTTCTGCAAAGCAAAGGAAATGAGTGAAGAGACAACCTGCagaatgtgagaaaatatttgcaaactatttgAGAATTTAGtatccagagtatataaagaactcaaaatcacaACAGCAAATAACCCAGCAAAAAGATGAGCAAATGACCCTAACAGACATTTCACAAAAGCAGATTTACATATGGCGAGCAAATATATGGAAtaaatgctcaacatcactaatcatcagggcaatgtaaatcaaaaccatagTGAGATATCTCTCTCCAGTTAGAATGgtgataataaaaaagaaaaaaaagttaaatgtttTCAAGGATGTTGAGGAAGGAAAACTTACactctgttggtgggaatgtaaattaatacAACCATTATAGAAAATGACATGGGAGTCCCTCAAAGAGCTAAAAATAGAACTTCCATaaaatccagcaatcccactacaGGTATCCATCCAGAAGAAATCAGTATGGCAAAGTGATAACACATCCTCATGTTTACTGCAGTATGACTCATgatagccaagaaatggaatcAGGAGTTGTCTAAGAACAGATGAATGCATAAGGAAAATGACATAAATACACAATTGTTATTCAGCCATAGAAAAGAATGAAATGTGTCCCAATGTGGATAGAACTGAAGGACATTACAtttgtgaaataagccagacacagaaagatagAGACCACATGTTCTCACTCATGTGGAAACTAGAAAAATTGGCTTCATGGAACAGATTAGAATAGTGTCCATACAGACTAGGGTGGGGTGGGTAGGGAGAAGGGGAGCCAGAAGGAGGTCTGATAATAGGACCAAAATGCAGTTAGGTGGAATACATTCTAGTGCTCTACAATACAGTAGGTGACAATAGTTTACAACAatttattacatattttataaagaactagAAGAGAGGAGTTTGAGGGTTCCCAATACAAATAAACAATAAATGTTTAGGGAGATAAAAATGCCAATTACTCTGATTTGATCATTGCAAatagtatgtgtgtatgtatttatcaCATCCCATAAATATGCATGATTATTGTTTcaatcaaaaatttaaaagggggaagATGTTCTTTGCTGATGAAACTATTTTAGAACAGTTTGCTAAAACACATTTCTTAGAATAAATGGAATAGATACTATATTATCTATATACTATGTATATAGATATAGTAATATAGATATAGTAATATAGATAGCAACATTATGACATTTTGCAGGGGGGCATGCAATAGTACAATTTGATGATCTCCAATCTTTTAACTACTGTGTGGAATTTCATTGTATGTTTGTATCATTAAAGTTCTAAccatttgttaacataaatatttaGGTTGCCTctgattattttctattttagaaaTAATGTAATGAACATCCATGAGTATGTGTATAGAAGTATTTGGATTGAAACTGTTGACTCCAGTGTCATTTACATTGTAACTTTTTATAGGAAAATTTTAAATGGCTCTTCAAACTGATTGAGACAATAAATACTGTATGGCAAGGATCTTTCTCCAGTTTTGCCAACAGCAATAATCACTTTTCAATGAATGCTTTGGTGAATGCAATGAACACAGTTTtacttaaccattaaatgttctaTTCAGCAcaaaaactctgtgtgtgtgtgtgtgtgtgtgtgtgtgtgtgtgtgtgtgttttgctggggattggacccagggccttgtgcatgggaggaaagccctctaccaactgaactatgtccccagcccaCAAAAATGACTTCTTTGAGAATCCAGCACCTCTAATTGTATCAGGCACCTTGTGACACTCAATGTGTCTGTCacagggctgaggctgtggctcagcaggtaGCACACTGTCTggaatgcatgaggcactgggttcgatcctcggcaccacatataaataaataaatgtccattgacaactaaaatctttaaggaaaaaaaaaaaaaaccgcttGTCAATATATCTGTCATGAATGATCGCTTAATGCTACATTGGTCTATTTTATCTCTTTTTACCCCCAGACCTCAATGTGTCCTTACTGTAAATTAATGCAAAAGTACTCCACTGTTGTTCTTTTTCCTTCATCTTGACTTGGCTGTTTGCATTTCCATAGAATCATTGTCAATTTACACAGAAAATCTTGCTGTGACTTTGCCATCGTATTTAATCTACAGTTTGGGGAGAATTGACATCTATGATACATTGAATTTTCCAATTACTGGCTTGATCTTTCATTTGTTTAGTCTTTCTTAAATTTCCCTCAAAAAGATATATTTTTCAGCATAGTGAAGTCAGCCTTTTCAAAAGGTGGAATCCCTAGAACCTGTGAATGTTACTTTGTATAGGGCTTTGCAGACAGACACGATAAAGTCGAGGATCTTGAGGTGGGGAGTTTGGATTGTCCGGGTGGAACCTAATTTTAATCACAAATATTCCCTTAAGAGGGTTGACTTGAGCGTGACAATTAGTGGAACTGACGGGTCAATCGTAGTCCTGCGAATGAATACAGCCTGTCTAAAGGTGCAGTCGGACTGCAGGGGAAGGTAGCCCTGGCATTTTGATGTGTGTTGGAGACCCTATTTGGCACTTATCTATAAGCAAAGGAAGCCAAGGCGCTGGTCACTCCGGAAACCCCGAGGTCCCTGGAAACCAGATTTCAGATAAGGCCTGCTGCAGCCTGCGTGGCTCCCGGGTTTTGGTCTGGTTCGCGGGGACGACTGGGAAGTAAGAAAAGTGACCCCGGGGCCGGCGCCGCCGCAGCACGTCCCTGGGTGGGCTCGAACCACCAACCTTTCGGTTAACAGCCGAACGCGCTAACCGATTGCGCCACAGAGACGCGGCTGCCGCCCGCCTTCCCCCGTCCCACATACAGGACTCGCCTCTCCACTGGGGCGGGACCTGGGCAGGCGACGCCGGCTCCGCCCCCGTTTCCGCTACTCACGTCCCGGCGCCTCTCTACAGCAAACCAAGAGGGCTACTCGGTGCGGTCCCGGCGGCCGCGCTGCCCAGAGCCCGCTGCGCCGTCACCTGGGAGCCACGGCCCGACGCACCGGGAGGCGGAAGCGCGGAGAGCAGTGGGGCGCGGCCGGCGGCTGGGGTGGCTCTCCCTCTCCGGGGTCCTGTGCGCTGCCCCTCGGCCACACGCTCCGCTGGCtcagccccaccccagccccgGAAAGGGCCTGCTGCTCCCGGGCGACCCTGATAGACCGTCCCTGCCCCCCGCTGCCAGGGCCGGTGCTCGGTCACGGCCGCCGAGAGCTGGCGGCAGCGCACGGGAGTCCAGGTGGGACGTGGGACTTCAGGTTCAGTGCgcgcacacccacactcacactctcactcacagtcactcacacccacactcacacccacactcacactcacccacactcacactcactcacacccacactcacactcTCTCACCCACACTCACCCACACCCACattcactcacactcacacccacactcacactctcacacccacactcacactctcactcacacccacactcacactcACCCACACCCACATTCACTCACACCCACTCTCACACACTCTCACTCACACTCACCCACattcactcacactcacacacccacacccacactcacacccacactcacacccacacccacactcacacacccacactcacacccacactcactcaCACCCCACTTGGAAGGAGTCAGCCTCCCCCATAAGTCCCAGGACGCTGATGCACcccggatcccttttgtcctattACTAAGCAGAATCCTCAGGCTGGGTTTAGGGGTGATTGCGGGCTTCTCTGGGTGGAGGGgagcctcctctgaactttttctttctgactagagttcctgggcttccatcaacacatgccctaactattcttggttccactggggtgcctccttcccttagtaatttacttctcatcccttccatattttcatcacagagacaatacaatacactgagacaaaacaagacacaaacatactgcatcaatcttctccattttctcaaaatggccatttttcctctcgccctatctgcctagggacaagcagatttgctcccgtcctatctaaggacgggcagctttttttttgttgttgttttttcatcACTTACCCCGAGTGTACTGGGGCTCCCcgtaatgggccaccatctgccacagtctggctgcagcaaaataaggggggggggtgatgaacaacttgtgtagattgatacagcaggagtgggagccctttattgtaggacaacagaggtatttatacattccacacagcttatcttaattaacataaactagatacagcagtcaaccaataaggaatctccacacttaatggctcactggcattactgcacaaaccactccctctgcaaaatgccaggcgccatcttgacttgtttacagactctaacactacCACACATGTCAGCTCTACATCATCATATGTGAACGTGACTCGGCTTGAAGACTTCAGGACAGGCCATTACTATCTTGGAGAGATAAGGCAATGCCCACCAGACTTCATTTGTAAGCTGCCCCCTTGTTCCTTAAAAATTACCCTCCACCTATTTCAAAGGATTCTTGGTTACTTCAAGTATTAAATTTCATCATTTTGTTCAAATATCTTTCTTAGAATAAATACACGAAGGATATTGAGTCTATTCAAAGTTTTGAAAATTCTCTTATTAAAGTATGTCGAAGCTGTTTGAAACAGATTGAATGTAACTGAAATTATTTTACTTATGGCAGTTagtaattttttaattgttgcacATATATCTTATGGCTAACTTCTTgagaaaaaatgtttttctttcttttttttttttttttttttgaatgtagTCACTACAATGTGCTGAGTTTTTAGTACACAGGTGTAGATGCCTGTCCAAGGTTCAGTGCTTGTCAGACACTGCAGACACACTTGCTTCCTGTCTACAGAACATGCCCTGAGCTCTAGACTGTGACGTCTGCTCATCTTCATTTGTGGAGGTCCTTCTGTCCACCACTGCCTCTTGAAACCCTGTTCATTTTCAAAGGCACCTACAAAGCAACAGCTATCTGATGGGAGGTCTTGACCAAGCTTCTGCTCCCTGAGGA
This region of Callospermophilus lateralis isolate mCalLat2 chromosome 6, mCalLat2.hap1, whole genome shotgun sequence genomic DNA includes:
- the Abt1 gene encoding activator of basal transcription 1, yielding MEAEEAEATSEEGPLEAPNPKTEAEEEPEEREAAACSKKRVVPGIVYLGHVPPRFRPLHVRNLLSAYGEVGRVFFQAEDQFVRRKKKAAAASGGKKRSRYSKDYTEGWVEFRDKRVAKRVAASLHNTPMGTRRRSPFRYDLWNLKYLHRFTWSHLSEHLAFERQVRRQRLRAEVAQAKRETDFYLRSVERGQRFLAADGDPTRPDGSWAFAQRPTEQELRARKAARPGGRERARLATVQDQARSNRGLLARIFGAPPPSDSAEEPSRARDS